The DNA region ACGCCGATGGGCGGCTGGAATCAAGCTGATTCGCGCCCACTCATTGGCAGCCGGCACGCGATGCTATTCAGATCCCGGCTGCGCCATGCCGGGGTGGTGTGCCATATGGCCGTCCATCGCATCGGCGCCGTGGTCGGAGATCTGTGCATCGAACCACGCATGAAGCGCGGACACCAGTTTGCCGCTAGCACTGCGAAAGACGAGTTCGCCGCCACCGTCCACGTCCCGGTATGCGATCGATATCTGACCAGGCTTCGCCGCCCTAAGCTGCGATAACCCCGGCATGTCCGCGCCGTGAATCCTGTCAGGCGCGGAAAAATCGCCATGCTGAAACTCGGCTTGAATTTCACGCAGATGCGTTCGAATCAACCGGATCTGGACTTCATCGGACAGGTTCTTCGCAATGACTCTCTGGCTCCCGCCGTTGGCTGATTTCGTGAAGAGGTGTGTGGTGGACTGGAGACTGAAGGGCATCACCTCCGCACCGCGCTGCGCCACCTCAGCTTTGCGCCCAGCGTCTGCCGCGAGCGCCTGCAGCGGTGTGTTCAGCCCTGCTATCACCATAGCAGTAGTCAGCAATGTGAACGCTTTCATTGAATACACTACCTCAATCCATACACGACTAGTCAGGCATGCTGACGGCTCAGCTTCGCGCGCTGAAACAATTCGAACACAGCCATGCCGGCCAGCATCGCAGCCACGAAACCCCATGCCTTCGGAAAACCCCCACCCAATGCTACCAGCGCCGGGCCCGGGCAGAATCCCGCCAGCCCCCAGCCTACGCCGAACACCGCACTGCCCAAAACCAGCCGCAAGGTAACGGATGATCTGGCCGGAATCTGCATGGGAAAACCCAGCAACGATTTATCGAGGCGCTTTGCAAACACAAAAGCGAGACTGCCAACGGCGATCGCGCCGGCCATCACAAAAGCCAGCGACGGGTCCCATCGTCCCGCAAGGTCGAGAAATCCAAGCACTTTCGCCGGATTCGCCATGCCGGACACCATCAGGCCGGTGCCAAAAAGAAGCCCGGAAAGTAATGCGGTTAGCCCACCCATCTCAGCCTCCCAGCAGATGCCTGCAGATGAAAACGGTCAGAAAACCGCTCGCCATGAAGGTTGCCGTCGCGACAAGAGAACGAACGGAGCCGCGCGAGATGCCACAGACACCATGCCCGCTCGTACACCCGCCCGCATAGCGCGTGCCGATACCGACCAGAAAGCCAGCTGCCAGTATTTCGCCCCATCCTGCCTGGATGTCGGGCACGACTGGTCGGCCCAGCAAGCTTGCCAGCACGGGCGCCCCCACAAGTCCCGCCAGAAAAGCGACACGCCATCCCGCATCGTTGCGCAGCGGACCCAGCAACCCGCCCAGAATGCCGCTGATGCCGGCGATACGTCCGTTGAACAGGACCAGCACGGCCGCCGCCCCGCCAATCACCAGGCCGCCGGCCAGTGACAAGCCCGGCGTGAAATGCGCGATATCAATCGACATGCCCCTCCCTACTTTCATTGGACGCAAAACTGTTCGTACAGCACGGCCATGACCGCAATCGCTTCCTTGCTCGCGATCGAATAAAAGATGCTCTTTCCCTCTCGCCGCGTCTCGACGAGTTCGTTGTCTCGAAGCACCCCGAGTTGCTGTGACAGTGTGGGCTGACGTATCCCCAACTGCTCTTCCAGATCGCTCACGCACCACTCCCCTTGGGATAACTGGCACATCAGTATCAACCGGTCGGGATTGGCCAGAACCTTCAAAAGCGCACAGGCCTTTTCCGCCGACGATTGCATCGCCGACAGGTCGAACGGAGTGGATTTCTTTTTCATCGCGCAGTCTACGATTCACATTCATACATTATATTATTTTATAAATTATCTGCAAATAGAATAATTTGCGTCCGCGGAGATCTCGACCGGCAATGGGGAATACGCCTTCGTTGGGGGGGTGAGCATGCGCTCGTGGTGTCCGCCGTCGCGCAGGCAGGTGTTGTCTTGCCGCCTCAACGCGTCCGACTTCGACACCGGGGTCCACCGGCCGTGCATAAGCAATGAGTCGACCGATCATTCGGTGACTTCACCTGATCCTATTTCTGATTTCTCAAGACGGGCACGAATGGCCTGCAACTCCCTTTTACGCTCGGCACTTGTCTTCGGGTAGGTCATCTCAAGACCGTCAAGGGTTTCAAGGACGATGCTGGACACGATTAGCCTGGCGTTCTCCTTGTCGTCGGCAGGCACGATATACCAGGGAGCATGGCTGGTGCTGGTCGCGTTGAAGCATTGCTCGTAGGCTTTCATATACTGGTTCCAGTAGCGCCGTTCCTCGACATCGGCAACACTTAATTTCCAGTTCTTCTCAGGATCGTCTATGCGTTGCAGGAAGCGTTTGCGCTGCTCTTCCTTCGAGATATGAAGGTAGAACTTGACGATTCGGGTGCCGTTCCCCGAAAGGTGCAACTCCAGGTCCACGATCGAACGATAGCGGTCATGCCACACGGTCCTCTCGTCGAGCAATGCGTCCGGCAGACCCTCGTTACGCAGAATCTCGGGATGGACACGGGCAATCAGCACCTCTTCGTAGTAAGACCGGTTGAAGATGCCGATGCGTCCGCGCTCGGGTAGATCGCGTGTGGTGCGCCAAAGAAAGTCGTGCTGCAGCTCCATGGGGCTCGGATGCTTGAAGCTGAAAACCTGACAACCTTGGGGGTTCACGCCGGACATGACATGCCTGATGGCACCGTCCTTACCGGCTGCGTCCATTGCCTGAAAAATAAGCAGGACAGCATAGCGGTTGGAGGCATAGAGCAACTGCTGCAGAGAACTCAGGCGCGCGACGTGTTCACCCAGCAATTGTTGGTAGTGTTCTCGTGACTCGTATACGGACTCCACCGTCGTCGGCCACTTTTCGAGCTTGACCCGCCCACGTTCCGGGACCCGAAAATCTCGCGACTTGATTTTCATGTTGAACCTCATCACCGATCAATGCAGGTGGGCGTGAAGCCTCGGCCGCACACAAGGGGCGTACCCCACCCGCGAAGCGAACCGGCATTCATGGTAGTCGCTATCTGGCGGGCATCCTGAGACCTGGTGGCAACCGGATCACATAGATGCGCCCCGGCAAATCCCCGGCGACTCCGCTTTCCGAATAGATGAAGTAGACAAGTGAGTGCCGTTCCGTGTCCAGTATCCGGAAGACATGGAGCGCGTCGAAAGCCGGGTTCAACTCGGCCGTGAATACCTGCGCTCGCTGGGCAACAGTTTCGGCTATGCGGATGTTGCCCGTTTGATGGCAGGATGCCGTCATGTCTACAGCCTGGGGGACGCGTCCACCTCCCAGCGCGCCATCCGACTGCGACTCTGACACGTAGCACGTTACGCCATTCACGAGCGGATCGTCGTAAGCCGAAATGGCAATGTGAGAGCCATACCGCTGCGTATGCGTTTCGATCGTCGCCAGCTCTTTGGCCATGAGGGTGGAACACGAGAATATCAGCAGTGCGCCCAGGACACCCGAGCGCCATGGAACCAGCGTGGTCATCTTCCACCTCCCGAGTATTCGATAGCCATTTCTTCGATCGCGCAACTCCGCAGCAACGAACGGCTGATTTCAGGCTATTTCACTCGCCAGCCAGCTGTTTGACGCATGTCAACGCCCGCGTATTCGGGTGGCGTCGCCCTGAAATGAGTCTGTGATTCGCACAAGGTGCGTTTCGGACACGGACCGAACATTCCTCGACCGGTACACGCGCCGCGCCAGGGAATTCCCCTGGTGCTCGGGGAAAGAATCGTTCGGCGCCTACGCTTCCAACGAGCGGAGCAAAAGGCCGCTATAAGATAAAAAGCTCGTGAACTACTTACCGACGACCGCGGCCCGCCGGGTATCTCTCACACACCATATATTCAGAGGCGCCCGAAACCCGAAGAGAAACTGACGCGATCCTCACACCGCTTTCAAAGCAGGCAACAACCGGTCGAATTCACGCTTCACCACGCCGTAACATTCGCACACGCGTGCTTCGAGCCCCGGCCTGTCCAGCACCTCGATGTGGCCATGGCTATAGCGAATCAAGCCTGCGTCCTGTAACTTCAGCGCGGCCTCTGTCACACCGGACCGGCGAACGCCCAGCATATTGGCGATCAGCTCCTGCGTCATCTTCAGTTCGTTTGAAGAAAGGCGGTCGATGCTAAGCAGGAGCCACCGGCACAACTGTTGGTCGATCGAGTGGTGTCGATTACACACGGCGGTCTGCGCCATCTGGGTAATCAGCGCCTGCGTATAGCGCAGCAGAAGGCGCTGCACCGGGCCGGCACGATGAAATTCATCTTTCAGAATTTGAGCGTCCAGCCGATACGCCTTGCCTGCGCTTTGCACCACCGCCCGGCTGGGCGTGGTCTCGCCCCCCATGAAAAGCGCGATGCCGATCAGCCCTTCGTTACCGACAATCGCGATCTCGGCGGACGCACCGTCCTCCATCACATACAGCAGCGACACGATACAGGTGGTCGGGAAATAAACCTAATTGAGCCGGTCGCCCGATTCGTAGACGACGTTGCCTAGCGGCATATCCACGAGCACGAGATGTGGCGCCAGCCGCTCCCACTCCAGGTCAGGCAGCACCGCGAGCAGATGATTTTCGTTTTCTTGATGACCTCGGGCCATTTCGCACGCTCCGCAGCTCGCCCGGAACCGCGCCGCTTTCGCCGACGATTTCCTGACGGTAAATATGGATAGAAGGAGGAATGCTCCAACGCCTTAAGGGTTGTGCCGACGCACGACAAGGGCCGGCATCCTTTACGCGACCCGAAGTCTGACCGATATAAGGAGGATTATAAGTCGCGTCGACATCAGGGCACAGGTCCGCGCCCTCGCATGACACCGCGTGGCGGCGCACGCTGGGGATGCGTATCGCACGAACTTCGAGATTGTCGCGCCGTCTGCCTGTCCGGCGTGGTTCACCTGCTAAAAGGCAACCGCCGCTCCACTGATACGCGGCCATAAAGAAGCACAGCCGGACGTGATTACGTGGCGATCGGCAGCTTGAGCGTGAACTCACTGCCCTCCCCCGGGCCGGCACTTGCTGCCGACACCGTACCCCCGTGAGCTTGAGCAATCGCGTTACGACGGCAAGGCCAATGCCAAGGCCGCCAGCGCTGGAGGCGATCGTTCTGCTGCACTGCGCGAACAACTCGAAAATATGCGGCAGCAGCACAGGCGAAATTCCGGCTCCATCGTCTTTGATTCTGATGACGACGTTGCTTCCCTCGGCAAGCACGGTCATGCGTATATTGCCGTGCACCGGCGTGTATTTCACCGCGTTATGCAACAGGTTACCGATAGCCTGCGTCAAGCGTTCTGGATCGCCTTCAACGCGCAATGTCCTGTCTGGAATCGACACGGTAAAAGCCTGATTTTTTGCCGCGGCGGCCGCTGCCGTGATCTCGCAACTGTCAGCAAGCAGGGGCGCGATTTCGAACTCGAACTTGTTGAGCCGAAGCGCGCCCTGATCGACTCGGGTTGCATCCATCAAGTCCTGCGCGAGCCGTGCGATTCCACTGACTTGCCGATCGATCATATCAGCCGGAGTATCTCCGGGCGCTCGGCCGATGCGCTGCGGATCAATTGGCTGGCCATCCGCAACGGCATCAACGGCGCGCGCAACTCGTGCGCCACCATGGCCAGGACCTCATTGCTCAGTGCTGGTGCGTCGATGCGTTGGCCCGCCGCACACGCATCCGCCACGAAGCCACTTTCGGCCGCGCGGCAACCACGGTTCATTATTGCGTCCGTCACGATTAGACCGTTCAACGCAGAACCACCCGAAGACGGCTCGGTGGACGCCAGATAGGCTGACATTTTGATCCCCATTTCGCGGCCCATTGGACCACGAAGAGCAAAGCGAGGCGCGTGTCGGCACATGTTCAAGGAGAGCAGCAAGGCTGCTTCTCAGAGAGCACCGGCACCGCGTGATTCGCCCATGCCTGCCTCGCCTCACGCGATCAGGAATCCACGAGCGGTCGGCAGGTTGAAAGAACAGCTTCGCAAATGCGGGTCGGTAAGTCCGTACGGTAGCGTTCAAATCGGCAAGAGCGACCGACTGATCCGAGCGTCGGTCGAGCCCCAAAAGCCGGGGAAATTGGTGCGTTCCCGAACGGCCCGCGGATTCGGGTCGGTCTGACGCTCAAACGCGCACTGCGATCGCAGCGGATTGCGCGTTCGAACATAGGCATCCGTCTGTACGTTGTCGTATTGCATTCTCCGGCGCGTGCGCGTAGCGTCTCTCTTATCGTCGACGAGCGGGAACGAAGCTGGACTGATCGGCACCTTCGTGCTGAACAACAGTGGCCCCTGATCGGGCGATCAACTTCACGTCAAGCGCGAAGAATGGCTCGATGCCGGCACCCGAGTGCGTCGGATAGGACGTAGGCGCCGGGCGGATCACCGCTCTCGTCGAAGTCCGCACAGCGCCGGACCGATCGGAGCAGAAAACTTCAAAGGCATTAACGGCAGGGGCAAGTCATGAGGGAAAACATCCAGAAGTTGTATCAGGCGCGTATCCACACGTTCACTCCCGAATGCGTCGAACTGCAGGACGGCACATTTCATTTTCATCTTCGGCATGCGGTGGAAGGCACGCTTCCTTCGGCTGACAAACTCTACGACATCGGCATCTTTTCGACGAGCCAGGAAGGCCATGAGGCGGCACTCGCGTATGGCGATAAATACATTGCGGAGCATAAGTTCGGGATA from Paraburkholderia aromaticivorans includes:
- a CDS encoding sensor histidine kinase, which encodes MIDRQVSGIARLAQDLMDATRVDQGALRLNKFEFEIAPLLADSCEITAAAAAAKNQAFTVSIPDRTLRVEGDPERLTQAIGNLLHNAVKYTPVHGNIRMTVLAEGSNVVIRIKDDGAGISPVLLPHIFELFAQCSRTIASSAGGLGIGLAVVTRLLKLTGVRCRQQVPARGRAVSSRSSCRSPRNHVRLCFFMAAYQWSGGCLLAGEPRRTGRRRDNLEVRAIRIPSVRRHAVSCEGADLCPDVDATYNPPYIGQTSGRVKDAGPCRASAQPLRRWSIPPSIHIYRQEIVGESGAVPGELRSVRNGPRSSRKRKSSARGAA
- a CDS encoding aspartate carbamoyltransferase — translated: MKAFTLLTTAMVIAGLNTPLQALAADAGRKAEVAQRGAEVMPFSLQSTTHLFTKSANGGSQRVIAKNLSDEVQIRLIRTHLREIQAEFQHGDFSAPDRIHGADMPGLSQLRAAKPGQISIAYRDVDGGGELVFRSASGKLVSALHAWFDAQISDHGADAMDGHMAHHPGMAQPGSE
- a CDS encoding CreA family protein, whose product is MTTLVPWRSGVLGALLIFSCSTLMAKELATIETHTQRYGSHIAISAYDDPLVNGVTCYVSESQSDGALGGGRVPQAVDMTASCHQTGNIRIAETVAQRAQVFTAELNPAFDALHVFRILDTERHSLVYFIYSESGVAGDLPGRIYVIRLPPGLRMPAR
- a CDS encoding ArsR/SmtB family transcription factor; this translates as MKKKSTPFDLSAMQSSAEKACALLKVLANPDRLILMCQLSQGEWCVSDLEEQLGIRQPTLSQQLGVLRDNELVETRREGKSIFYSIASKEAIAVMAVLYEQFCVQ
- a CDS encoding YeeE/YedE family protein, translating into MSIDIAHFTPGLSLAGGLVIGGAAAVLVLFNGRIAGISGILGGLLGPLRNDAGWRVAFLAGLVGAPVLASLLGRPVVPDIQAGWGEILAAGFLVGIGTRYAGGCTSGHGVCGISRGSVRSLVATATFMASGFLTVFICRHLLGG
- a CDS encoding DUF6691 family protein, with product MGGLTALLSGLLFGTGLMVSGMANPAKVLGFLDLAGRWDPSLAFVMAGAIAVGSLAFVFAKRLDKSLLGFPMQIPARSSVTLRLVLGSAVFGVGWGLAGFCPGPALVALGGGFPKAWGFVAAMLAGMAVFELFQRAKLSRQHA
- a CDS encoding ADP-polyphosphate phosphotransferase; translated protein: MKIKSRDFRVPERGRVKLEKWPTTVESVYESREHYQQLLGEHVARLSSLQQLLYASNRYAVLLIFQAMDAAGKDGAIRHVMSGVNPQGCQVFSFKHPSPMELQHDFLWRTTRDLPERGRIGIFNRSYYEEVLIARVHPEILRNEGLPDALLDERTVWHDRYRSIVDLELHLSGNGTRIVKFYLHISKEEQRKRFLQRIDDPEKNWKLSVADVEERRYWNQYMKAYEQCFNATSTSHAPWYIVPADDKENARLIVSSIVLETLDGLEMTYPKTSAERKRELQAIRARLEKSEIGSGEVTE